The Streptomyces phaeolivaceus genome has a window encoding:
- a CDS encoding AAA family ATPase has product MRLHRLDITAFGPFGGAQSVDFDALSAAGLFLLHGPTGAGKTSVLDAVCYALYGSVPGARQSGQGMTLRSDHAAPTTRTEVRLELTVAGRRLEITRQPPWERPKKRGEGTTLDKGQTWLREYDAVAASWKDLSRSHQEIGEEITQVLGMSREQFCQVVLLPQGDFARFLRADAESRGRLLGRLFDTHHFAAVEKRLADRRRATEARVREGDADLLADAHRMQQAAGDAPELPELTPGDPGLAGTVLGWAAVARSTARERLTIAHCARAAAESARAAADHVLDDVREVARLQRRFVEAREGAALLEERAEAHREDRARMERGRKAEAVVPALELREEAEREHRWASEENTRARAGLPRAYADAGAAGLATAARGMSQELGGLESARRAERRLAVLLTERAELADEARADTDVLQDTGDWLAEWETTQARLRARIESAQEAATRAEQLAERREPAEKRLGAARQRDQLGRDTDDAQARVLRLAERAVEARAHWLDLKDQRLSGIAAELAAALVEGRPCAVCGGTEHPEPARKVAGHVDREAEERALADFQRADEERAGAERRLGLVQRALAAASAEAGDTPTDRLAELAAELEDAYTQARHGASGLHPAREALAHAERERDRRIAARQEAAVRAASRDTRRDALEREQTALEAELTQARGEAESVAARAAELERTAALLTEAAEAVRAADDTAQRLKDADARLADAAFRAGFDTPAAAAAAVLDDAAHRDLQHRLDARQSEEAAVRAVLAEAETAAAAQLPPADLASAERSATAAARRLQDTVSAWDAAERRRAELDGLSARATASVRRLAPLREEYDRVARMAGLAAGTSADNERRMRLEAYVLAARLEQVAAAATVRLQRMSSGRYTLVHSDDRAGRGRSGLGLHVVDAWTGRERDTATLSGGETFFASLALALGLADVVTDEAGGVRLDTLFIDEGFGSLDDQTLDEVLDVLDALRERDRSVGIVSHVADLRRRVHAQLEVVKERTGSVVRQRGH; this is encoded by the coding sequence ATGAGGTTGCACCGGCTCGACATCACCGCCTTCGGGCCCTTCGGCGGTGCCCAGTCCGTCGACTTCGACGCTCTCTCGGCGGCCGGGCTCTTCCTGCTGCACGGTCCGACCGGCGCAGGGAAGACGTCGGTCCTGGACGCCGTCTGCTACGCGCTGTACGGCTCGGTGCCCGGCGCACGGCAGAGCGGTCAGGGCATGACCCTGCGCAGTGACCACGCGGCGCCCACGACACGCACCGAGGTCCGGCTCGAACTCACCGTCGCCGGGCGCCGGTTGGAGATCACCCGGCAGCCGCCCTGGGAGCGTCCCAAGAAGCGCGGCGAGGGCACCACACTCGACAAGGGACAGACCTGGCTGCGCGAGTACGACGCGGTCGCTGCCTCCTGGAAGGACCTCAGCCGCTCGCACCAGGAGATCGGTGAGGAGATCACCCAGGTCCTGGGGATGAGCCGGGAGCAGTTCTGCCAGGTCGTGCTGTTGCCGCAGGGCGACTTCGCGCGGTTCCTGCGCGCCGACGCCGAGTCCCGGGGCCGGCTGCTCGGCCGGCTCTTCGACACCCACCACTTCGCCGCCGTCGAGAAGCGGCTCGCCGACCGGCGCCGGGCGACCGAGGCGCGGGTGCGCGAGGGCGACGCGGACCTGCTCGCCGACGCCCACCGCATGCAGCAGGCGGCGGGGGACGCCCCGGAGCTTCCCGAACTGACCCCCGGCGACCCGGGCCTCGCCGGCACCGTGCTGGGCTGGGCCGCCGTCGCCCGCAGCACCGCCCGTGAACGGCTCACCATCGCCCACTGCGCGCGCGCCGCCGCCGAGTCGGCGCGGGCCGCCGCCGACCACGTCCTGGACGACGTACGCGAAGTGGCGCGGCTGCAAAGGCGGTTCGTGGAGGCCCGGGAGGGTGCCGCGCTGCTGGAGGAGCGGGCAGAGGCCCACCGGGAGGACCGGGCGCGGATGGAGCGTGGCCGCAAGGCGGAGGCGGTGGTGCCCGCGCTGGAACTGCGCGAGGAGGCCGAGCGCGAACACCGGTGGGCGAGTGAGGAGAACACCCGCGCGCGTGCCGGGCTGCCGCGCGCGTACGCCGACGCCGGTGCCGCCGGGCTCGCCACCGCCGCCCGCGGGATGTCGCAGGAGCTGGGCGGTCTGGAGTCGGCCCGCCGGGCGGAACGACGGCTCGCCGTACTCCTCACCGAGCGGGCGGAGTTGGCCGACGAGGCGCGCGCCGACACGGACGTCCTCCAGGACACCGGCGACTGGCTGGCCGAGTGGGAGACCACCCAGGCGCGGCTGCGGGCCCGGATCGAGTCCGCCCAGGAGGCCGCCACCCGCGCCGAACAGCTCGCCGAGCGGCGGGAACCCGCCGAGAAACGGCTCGGGGCCGCCCGGCAGCGGGATCAGCTCGGCCGGGACACCGACGACGCCCAGGCGCGCGTGCTCCGGCTGGCCGAGCGAGCGGTCGAGGCCCGCGCGCACTGGCTGGACCTCAAGGACCAGCGACTGTCGGGCATCGCGGCGGAACTCGCCGCCGCACTCGTCGAGGGGCGGCCGTGCGCCGTCTGCGGCGGCACGGAACACCCCGAGCCGGCCCGGAAGGTCGCCGGACACGTGGACCGGGAGGCGGAGGAGCGGGCGCTCGCCGACTTCCAGCGGGCCGACGAGGAGCGTGCCGGGGCGGAGCGGCGACTCGGGCTCGTCCAGCGGGCGTTGGCCGCCGCGAGCGCCGAGGCCGGTGACACGCCCACCGATCGACTCGCCGAGCTGGCGGCCGAGTTGGAGGACGCGTACACGCAGGCGCGGCACGGTGCCTCCGGGCTGCATCCCGCGCGGGAAGCCCTGGCGCACGCCGAGCGGGAGCGGGACCGGCGGATCGCCGCCCGGCAGGAGGCGGCGGTGCGCGCCGCGTCCCGCGACACCCGACGGGACGCGCTGGAGCGCGAACAGACAGCCCTGGAAGCAGAGTTGACGCAGGCCCGGGGCGAGGCCGAGAGCGTGGCCGCGCGCGCCGCCGAGCTGGAGCGGACGGCCGCGCTGCTCACCGAGGCCGCCGAGGCCGTACGGGCGGCCGACGACACCGCGCAGCGGCTCAAGGACGCCGACGCCCGCCTCGCCGACGCGGCCTTCCGCGCCGGGTTCGACACCCCGGCCGCCGCTGCCGCCGCCGTCCTCGACGACGCCGCCCACCGCGACCTCCAACACCGCCTCGACGCCCGGCAGTCGGAGGAGGCGGCGGTGCGGGCCGTGCTCGCCGAGGCGGAGACGGCCGCCGCGGCACAGCTGCCGCCCGCCGACCTCGCGAGCGCCGAGCGGTCCGCCACGGCCGCCGCCCGGCGGCTCCAGGACACCGTCTCCGCGTGGGACGCCGCCGAGCGCCGCCGCGCCGAACTGGACGGGCTGTCCGCACGGGCCACCGCCTCCGTACGCCGACTGGCGCCGCTGCGCGAGGAGTACGACCGCGTCGCCCGGATGGCGGGGCTCGCGGCCGGCACCTCCGCCGACAACGAGCGCCGGATGCGCCTGGAGGCGTACGTCCTCGCCGCCCGCCTGGAACAGGTCGCCGCCGCCGCGACCGTACGCCTCCAGCGCATGTCGTCCGGCCGCTACACCCTCGTCCACTCCGACGACCGGGCCGGCCGTGGCCGCAGCGGGCTCGGGCTGCATGTCGTCGACGCCTGGACCGGGCGGGAGCGGGACACGGCCACGCTCTCCGGCGGCGAGACGTTCTTCGCCTCCCTCGCGCTCGCCCTCGGTCTCGCCGACGTCGTCACCGACGAGGCCGGTGGCGTACGCCTCGACACCCTCTTCATCGACGAGGGGTTCGGCAGCCTCGACGACCAGACACTCGACGAGGTCCTCGACGTCCTCGACGCGCTGCGCGAACGCGACCGCAGCGTCGGCATCGTCAGCCATGTCGCCGACCTGCGGCGACGCGTCCACGCCCAGCTGGA
- a CDS encoding exonuclease SbcCD subunit D, protein MRLLHTSDWHLGRAFHRVNMLGAQAEFIGHLVTTVRERDVDAVVVSGDVYDRAVPALAAVELFDEALHRLAELDVPTVMISGNHDSARRLGVGAGLIGRAGIHLRTAASAAGTPVMLPDAHGEVAFYGLPYLEPALVKDEFGVEKAGHEAVLTAAMDRVRTDLATRAEGTRSVVLAHAFVTGGAPSDSERDISVGGVSSVPAGVFDGVDYVALGHLHGSQTLTDRVRYSGSPLPYSFSEADHRKSMWLVDLGADGSVDAERIDCPVPRPLARIRGRLDDLLADPELARHEEAWVEATLTDPVRPAEPMARLCERFPHTLSLAFDPERAPGDPDISYARRLAGRDDQQIAEDFVAHVRGGTGPDEHERTVLRDAFDAVRADDTLREVVR, encoded by the coding sequence ATGAGGCTGCTGCACACTTCCGACTGGCATCTCGGTCGGGCGTTCCACCGGGTGAACATGCTCGGCGCGCAGGCCGAGTTCATCGGGCATCTGGTCACGACCGTGCGGGAGCGCGACGTGGACGCGGTGGTCGTGTCGGGGGACGTGTACGACCGGGCGGTGCCCGCGCTGGCCGCCGTCGAGCTGTTCGACGAGGCCCTGCACCGACTGGCCGAACTGGACGTGCCCACGGTGATGATCTCCGGGAACCACGACTCGGCGCGGCGGCTCGGCGTCGGCGCGGGCCTCATCGGCCGGGCCGGCATCCATCTGCGGACCGCGGCCTCGGCGGCCGGGACCCCGGTGATGCTGCCGGACGCCCACGGCGAGGTCGCCTTCTACGGGCTGCCGTATCTCGAACCCGCCCTGGTGAAGGACGAGTTCGGAGTGGAGAAGGCGGGCCACGAGGCGGTGCTCACCGCCGCCATGGACCGGGTCCGCACGGATCTGGCCACGCGCGCGGAGGGCACCCGTTCCGTCGTCCTGGCCCATGCCTTCGTCACCGGCGGCGCGCCCAGCGACAGCGAGCGGGACATCTCCGTCGGCGGCGTCTCCTCCGTGCCGGCCGGGGTCTTCGACGGCGTCGACTATGTGGCGCTGGGTCATCTGCACGGCAGCCAGACCCTCACCGACCGCGTCCGCTACTCCGGCTCCCCGCTGCCGTACTCCTTCTCCGAGGCCGACCACCGCAAGAGCATGTGGCTGGTGGACCTCGGCGCCGACGGCTCGGTGGACGCCGAGCGGATCGACTGCCCCGTCCCACGCCCCCTCGCCCGGATCCGGGGGCGGCTGGACGACCTGCTCGCCGACCCGGAGCTGGCCAGGCACGAGGAAGCCTGGGTCGAGGCCACGCTCACCGACCCGGTCCGGCCCGCCGAGCCCATGGCCCGGCTCTGCGAACGCTTCCCGCACACGCTCAGCCTCGCCTTCGACCCCGAGCGCGCCCCCGGCGACCCCGACATCTCCTACGCCCGGCGCCTCGCCGGCCGTGACGACCAGCAGATCGCCGAGGACTTCGTGGCCCATGTCCGCGGCGGCACCGGACCCGACGAACACGAACGGACCGTCCTCAGAGACGCGTTCGACGCCGTACGGGCCGACGACACGCTCCGAGAGGTCGTGCGATGA